DNA sequence from the Maribacter dokdonensis DSW-8 genome:
CGATGTGAATATCATGGGGGCGGAATTTCACCGTTTAGGTGTTGAAAATCCGTTACAAGAACTTCCTGTTTTAGATACTTGTACAGAACACACTGCACAACTATGTCAAATACCCGGTGGTCGTGGCGGTAAGTTCAAATTACCCACATTGACAGAACTACATGAGTTTTTGTTTGGCGAACCATTTGGTGAAGCACACAATGCAACTGCCGATGTTGAAGCTACCACACGTTGTTTTCTAGAACTTATACGAAAGCAACAATATACCAAAGAACAATTAGACGTTCAACCCGATTATTTCAAGAATTTCTCCGAAGCTAATCCGCAAGAGATTCAACTCATTGGTCTTAAGCATATCAACCTTAAAAAAGCATCGAAAAAAATTGCCGATGCCCTATGGGAAAAAGATACGGGCGGAGTTTCACAAGAAGAAATACAGGAAAACCTTGCGACATTAGAAAATGCAAGTTTTGCGCATTTACATAACCACACGCAATTCTCTATTCTACAGTCCACCATTAGTGTTCCGGATCTAGTAGCCGCCGCCGCCAAGGCAAAAATGCCGGCAGTAGCTATGACGGACCATGCGAATATGATGGGCGCCTTTCATTTCGTCAACGGCGTACTCAATCACAATAAAGGAGTAGTATCCAGGAACGAAGCCAATCAAAAGCGCTATGAGGCTACCCAAAACGGAACGCTGGAAGAAGGTCAAGAACCTTTAGAGGAATTGCCCGAACCAGAACAGGAGATCACACCCATAATTGGTTGTGAATTTCAAGTATGTGAAGACCATACCAACAAATCTCAAAAAGACAATGGATACCAAATAGTCATGCTTGCCAAAAGCAAAAAAGGATATCTAAATTTGGCAAAAATGTCTTCAATAGCCTTTGTAGACGGTAAATACTACGTACCACGTATTGATAAGAAAATTGTTGAGCAGTACAAGGAAGACGTCATGGTACTTACCGGTAACTTATATGGTGAAGTTTCAAGTAAAGTACTGAACGTAGGTGAAAATCAGGCTGAAGAGGCATTGCTTTGGTGGAAAGAAACCTTTGGCGATGATCTCTACATAGAAATTATGCGCCATGGTCAAGAAGATGAAGACCGTGTGAACCAAGTTTTAATACAGTTCGCAAAAAAGCACAATGTTAAGCTCGTTGCTACCAATAACACGTATTATGCAGAGAAAGAAAATGCCCATGCGCATGATATTCTTTTATGTGTAAAAGATGGGGAAAAACAATCAACTCCCATAGGTCGTGGTCGTGGTTACCGCTATGGCTTGCCCAACCAAGAATACTACTTTAAATCATCTGATGAGATGAAGGAGCTTTTTAAGGATATTCCTGAAGCCATCATCAATATTCAAGAAATTATAGACAAGGTAGAAACCTTTACTCTAGCACGTGACGTACTGTTACCTGCTTTTGATATTCCAGAAGAGTTTCAATTCGAAGAAGATAAATTAGATGGAGGCAAACGTGGTGAGAACAAATTTCTAAGACACATCACCTATGAAGGTGCTAAAAAGAGATATGGGGAGATTACGCCCGAAATTGATGAACGTTTAGACTTTGAACTCAAGGTAATTGAAAAGACCGGCTACCCAGGGTATTTCTTGATCGTGGAAGATTTCATAAGGGCGGCAAGGCAAATGGATGTATCCGTTGGTCCGGGTCGTGGATCGGCTGCGGGATCTGCAGTTGCCTATTGCTTATGGATTACGAATTTAGACCCTATTAAGTACGATTTACTTTTTGAGCGTTTCCTAAATCCGGATCGTGTAAGTATGCCCGATATCGATATTGACTTTGACGACGAAGGGCGAAGTCGGGTTATGGACTATGTAATTGACAAGTATGGATCTAACCAGGTGGCACAGATTATTACCTATGGTACCATGGCCGCGAAATCATCTATTCGAGATACGGCAAGAGCGCTTGATCTACCTCTAGGTGATGCGGACCGTATGGCGAAATTGATCCCGAACATGTCCAAGCTGAAAAAAATTATCGGCGTTGATGAAAAGGTACTCCGAAGCAAATTCAACAGTGAAGAACTCGAGAAAATAAACGAGCTTTTGAACATTTCCGAAGGCGACGGATTAGAATCTGAAACCTTAAACCAAGCATACGTATTGGAAGGCTCTGTACGTAACACCGGTATTCATGCCTGTGGGGTTATCATTACACCAGATGATATAACCAAGTTCGTACCCGTGGCACTTGCCAAAGATTCGGAAATGTACTGTACCCAATTTGACAACTCGGTAGTGGAAAGCGCAGGGTTGTTGAAAATGGATTTCTTGGGACTAAAAACGTTGACCTTAATTAAGGATACCGTTAAAATTGTAAAAGCCAAACATGGTGTTGAGCTAGACCCGGAGAATTTTCCGCTGGATGACGAAAAAACCTATGAACTTTTCCAACGAGGTGAAACGGTAGGTGTATTCCAATATGAATCTCCCGGAATGCAGAAACACATGAGATCCCTAAAACCAACGGTTTTTGCCGATCTTATTGCTATGAACGCCTTGTACCGTCCTGGCCCAATGGAATACATACCAAGTTTCATTGCACGTAAACACGGTACCGAAGAAATTGTATATGACCTTGACGCTTGTGAAGAATACCTAGCGGAAACTTATGGTATTACAGTTTACCAAGAGCAAGTGATGCTCCTATCGCAAAAATTGGCAGACTTTACAAAAGGTGAAGCCGATGTATTGCGTAAGGCAATGGGTAAAAAACAGAAGCACGTACTAGATAAAATGAAGCCAAAGTTCATTGAACAAGCTTCAGCAAAAGGGCATGCCGTAGATAAATTGGAAAAAATTTGGAAAGACTGGGAAGCGTTTGCAGCCTATGCCTTTAACAAATCGCACTCCACTTGCTATGCCTGGATCGCCTACCAAACTGCATATTGTAAAGCCCACTACCCTGCCGAATATATGGCGGCGGTACTGAGCAACAACATGAACGATATTAAACAGGTTACATTTTTCATGGAAGAATGTAAGCGTATGGGCTTAGATGTACTTGGACCAGACGTAAACGAATCTTACTACAAATTTGCCGTAAACGATGCCGGTGCGGTTCGTTTTGGTATGGGAGCAGTAAAAGGCGTTGGTCGTGGTGCCGTTGAAACCATAGTTGAAAACAGAAAAGATGTAGGTCCTTATAAATCAGTATTCGATTTTGCCAAGCGAATAGACCTACGTGCAGCCAATAAAAAGGCATTTGAGAACCTTGCCGTTGCAGGTGGCTTCGATTCTTTTGGCACTACACATAGGGCACAATATTTTCATGATGAAGGTGACGGCATTACATTCCTTGAAAAAGTCATTAAGTACGGTGCCAAGTATCAAGAAAACGAAAACTCTTCACAGGTAAGCCTTTTTGGTGACGCCAGTGAAGTACAAATACCAGAACCCGTTGTACCACCTTGTGAAGAATGGGGAACCATGGAAAAACTCCGTCGAGAAAAGGAAGTAGTAGGTATCTATATATCCGGACACCCTTTGGACGATTTTAAAACGGAAATCAAAGCTTTTTGTAACGCAAATGTCGGCTGTGTAAATGATTTACCAACATATGTAAACAGAGAACTTACGTTTGCAGGAGTCATTACAGATGTACAGCATAGGGTTTCTAAAAACGGTAAAGGCTGGGCTGCGTTTACCATGGAAGATTATACGGACTCTTTTGAATTTAGAATATTTGGTGAGGAATACCTGAAATTCAGACATTTCTTAATGATCAATTCCTTCGCTTATGTAAAACTCTATGTACGAGATGGATGGACAAATAAGGATACGGGAAAGAAAGGAGATCCAAGAATGCAATTCAATAGCTTTATGTTATTACAAGAGGTCATGGAAACCTATGCCAGAAAACTGACCATTAAACTTAATATTGCCGAGTTAAAAGAAGAAAAAGTCAGGACCTTAAAAGACACCTTTGACAACCATAAAGGAGACCATGCCATTAATTTTATTGTCTACGAAATGGAAGAAAAAATTAAGGTGAATTTGAACAGTAGACGACAAAAAGTGCAGATTTCGAGCGAATTATTACAACTTTTAGAGCAACAAGACGTTCATTTTAAGCTCAACTAAATAATGTATTTATGGAGTATTAGGCTAAGAATATGCGTTTTACAAACATCCTTACCGCAAATTATAACTTTTATTTAGCAGTAAAATGTAAGAAAATAGCCCTAAAAATTGATAAATTAGCTTGATACACGTATAGGCAAAACGAATTGTTGGCACGTAAGGAAACAGAAGAATAATTGACTAAATTTGCATAATCAATAAAAGTAAATAAAATGGCATTAGAAATAACAGATGCTACTTTTGACGAGGTAGTTTTAAAAAGCGATAAACCTGTAGTAGTAGATTTTTGGGCAGCATGGTGCGGTCCTTGTCGTATGGTAGGTCCTATCATAGACGAAGTTAGTACTGAATATGACGGCAAAGCTGTTGTTGGTAAGGTTGATGTAGATGCAAATCAAGAGTTTGCTGCAAAATATGGTGTACGTAATATACCAACAGTTTTAGTTTTTAAAGACGGCGAGATAGTAAGTAGACAAGTAGGTGTTTCACCTAAGAAAGTGTACACAGACGCTATTGACGCAGCTTTGTAAGCAACTGTGTCACGTTATAATAAAATAAGTTAGGAGAGCCGGCAAATGCCGGCTCTTGTTATTTGCTGTAATTTTAATTCTTTCCATTTATATAGTTCAGCCGTCTTCACTATCTTTAGTAATGTGAATCTACAATCAGAATTAAACAAATCGTCGTTATTCTCCAACTTAGAGCTACTTGCCAATCAAGTTGTAGAAGGCTTTATAAGTGGAATACACCGCAGTCCGTTCCATGGGTTTTCTGCGGAATTTGCGGAACATAAAATCTATAACAATGGCGAAAGCACCAAGCATATAGATTGGAAACTATTTGCCAAAACAGACAAGCTGTACACCAAGAGATATGAGGAAGAGACCAATTTAAGGTGCCACATGATCTTGGATAACTCTACTTCTATGTATTATCCGGAGGTAGACAATTTAAGTATAGACAACTTAAATAAAATTGGTTTTAGCGTCTTGAGTATAGCAGCGTTGATGAACGTACTTAAAAGACAACGAGATGCTGTTGGCCTTAGCATATACTCCGATACTTATAACTATTACGCCCCAGAAAAAGGCAGCGAACGTCATTTTCAGATGCTTTTAGCCCAGTTAAGTGGTGTGGGCATGGCAAAGAATCCACCAAAGGAGACCAAAACGTACACCTATTTACATCAGATTGCAGAAAATATTAAGCGTAGAAGTCTCATTTTTTTGTTTACCGATATGTTTCAGACTGAAAAAAACGATGCAGAATTGTTTGAAGCGCTACGTCATTTAAAATATAATAAGCATGATGTGGTACTTTTTCACCCAATGGACAAACAGCGAGAAATCTTCTTCAATTTTGAAAACACCCCCAAGAGATTTGTCGATGTAGAAACCGGAGAACATTTAGACCTTTATGCAGACAACATAAAAGAAGCTTATAATGAACGGGTTACAAATTACCTAAATGATATAAAAATGAAATGTGCCCAATATAAAATTAAATATGTGGACATAGATATACACCGAGATTTCTCTACAGTGCTCAATACTTTTCTTGTGGAGAGAAATAAGTTTCTCTAGTTTGGAAAAAAATAAAGAAAAATGTTTGTGCAATTGAAAATGCGGTGTATATTTGCACTCGCTAAACGCCACGGTCTGGTAGTTCAGTTGGTTAGAATACCTGCCTGTCACGCAGGGGGTCGCGGGTTCGAGTCCCGTCCAGACCGCAAAAGCTCTCAAGAAATTGAGAGCTTTTTTTGTTTAAAGCCTTTTCCTAAGTTGTATGATTCACCACTACGTATATATTATTTATTCCCCTTCACATGATGTCTACTACAAAGGGTATTCTACGGACTACTTGCGGAGATTAGAACAACACAACGCCGGCAAAACATCTTATACCAAAAACAAAGGACCGTGGAAATTGGTCTATGCAGAAGAATTGGGCTCTAAAAAAGAAGCGCTCATAAAAGAGAAAATGCTGAAAAGACAACATAGACAATATCTACTTTGGCTTTTCAAACAAAAAACCAACCTTATAGGATAGTTTGGAATACCTGTCCCGGCTCGGCCGGGAGGGTCGCGGGTTCGAGTAACCGCTTGTCTCGGACCAGCCGAGATCCAGACCGCAAAAGCTCTCAAGAAATTGAGAGCTTTTTTTGTTTAAAGCCTTTTCCTAAGTTGTATGATTCGCCACTACGTATATATTATTTATTCCCCTTCACATGATGTCTACTACAAAGGGTATTCTACGGACTACTTGTGGAGATTAGAACAACACAACGCCGGCAAAACTACTTATACCAAAAATAAAGGACCGTGGAAATTGGTCTATGTAGAAGAATTGGGTTCTAAAAAAGAAGCGCTCATAAAAGAGAAAATGCTGAAAAGACAACATAGACAATATCTACTTTGGCTTTTCAAACAAAAAACCAACCTTATAGGATAGTTTGGAATACCTGTCCCGGCTCGGCCGAGAGGGTCACGGGTTCGAGTAACCGCTTGTCTCGGACTAGCCGAGATCCAGACCGCAAAAAGCTCTCAAGAAATTGAGAGCTTTTTTTATACATTAATAAATCAAGATTATAATAGAATTGTCTTAGATAAGTAAGCGAAAAAATTAAATCAACTTACGCTTAGTTCTTAGCATTCGCTCGTTCATTAATTGAGCATATAGTATCTGATTTTCTTCAATTAACCTTTCTCGCTCAGAAACCTCGGATACCCTTTCATCACTTACAAATGCACCATAAGATTCCTCATCTTTTTGACTTTCAATAGTTAAATCGTTCAACAATAGATTTAACTCGTTAGTTACTTCAGTTTCAGATAATGCTACGGTATTTTCTTTAGAGACCACAGATTTGAATAGGCTTAAAAACGTCATAGGTATTGATTTGGGGTTTCGTATAAAACGATGCTTATGTCAAAATAGTATAATTGAAAGTAATCTTTTTCCTACTTATTTTAATAACAACAAATAGTACCTTCTAACTATAAAAAACTATAATTAGCTCATTTACGCCAAACCATACACGTATGAATGCAAAATTCTTATTTTAGGGTATCCAAAATACTACAAAAGCAAAAAAATAGTTACCATATTAGAGAATCCATTATCTATATTTATGTTGAAAAACTGGTATGTACTTTATGTAAAACCTAAGAATGAAAAAAAGGTAGCAGAAAGATTATTGAGCCATCAAATTGAAGTCTACTGCCCAATGATAAAGGAAGTAAAGCAATGGAGCGACCGTAAAAAGACCATTGAAGTCCCTTTATTCAAATCTTACGTTTTTGTACAAATTGCAGAATCGGACAGACAGAAGGTGTTTAACGTTCCTGGTGTTGTACGGTACTTGTACTGGTTAGGCAAACCAGCCATAGTGCGCAATACTGAAATGGAAGCTTTAAAAAACTGGTTATCTAATGATACGGTAGAAAACTACAGTTTATGTAAACTAGAATCTGGTGATAAGGTTGCCATTAAATATGGGGCGTTAAAGGATCAAAAAGCCGAAGTTATAGAAGTAGGTAAAAAACGTGTAAGATTGGTTCTAGAAGGTATGGGTGTTGTACTTAATATGAAAATTAGGGATTTGGCATAATTTTTCTTCACTACCTTCTGCTTTAGCTCCATACCTATGTATCTAGCTTGTTCCAATTACCAAAGACATATTTGTGCTTAGCCATGTCATATTTTCATACTTCCTACCCTTTGTTCTAAACTAAATACATCATAACATAGTAGAATTATTCTATTCTTATCATTTTAAAAAATCACACTTATAAATTCATAATAATAATTGTGAAATTATACCAAAGTACTTGTAAATAGAGATCTAAAATTTCTATTTCACAATTAACCATTTGGTTATCGATATTTTTTGGAATGTTACTTTATGCTACTTAAGTTTGTTCCTACATTTTACTCCCCCGTAAAAGTTTAATGAAGTATTAGGTATACTTCGTTTTTAAAATACAAACCTACGGTTGGTTCTAGAAAATGGGGCTGACAATGCGGAGCGCTATACCCTATTTTAAAAATCAGGCATTTTCTTAGTAACGAATCTTACATCACTTTTGCACGCTGTAGTTAATAGAATTCATTCCAATTTTTTCATTAAAGGCTACAATAGCCACAAGCTTAACGTCCTTAATCAATCTTTATCTCCAGCAAATTGAAAAAGTCATTTTTTGTTATACCACTTTCGTTCATAGCACATATATTAATTATAAATATTACTTCATATGTACTTACCCCCTACACCTATCTAAATGCATTTAGTATTCTATTTTATAATCTGGCTTGGTTTATTGCCACCTATAGTCTAGATTTTTATCCTACAGCAAGAAGGGAGGGTTTTAATGTTAATTTTAAAAATTTTTTTAAGCTAATTA
Encoded proteins:
- a CDS encoding DUF58 domain-containing protein, which gives rise to MNLQSELNKSSLFSNLELLANQVVEGFISGIHRSPFHGFSAEFAEHKIYNNGESTKHIDWKLFAKTDKLYTKRYEEETNLRCHMILDNSTSMYYPEVDNLSIDNLNKIGFSVLSIAALMNVLKRQRDAVGLSIYSDTYNYYAPEKGSERHFQMLLAQLSGVGMAKNPPKETKTYTYLHQIAENIKRRSLIFLFTDMFQTEKNDAELFEALRHLKYNKHDVVLFHPMDKQREIFFNFENTPKRFVDVETGEHLDLYADNIKEAYNERVTNYLNDIKMKCAQYKIKYVDIDIHRDFSTVLNTFLVERNKFL
- the trxA gene encoding thioredoxin; amino-acid sequence: MALEITDATFDEVVLKSDKPVVVDFWAAWCGPCRMVGPIIDEVSTEYDGKAVVGKVDVDANQEFAAKYGVRNIPTVLVFKDGEIVSRQVGVSPKKVYTDAIDAAL
- a CDS encoding UpxY family transcription antiterminator → MLKNWYVLYVKPKNEKKVAERLLSHQIEVYCPMIKEVKQWSDRKKTIEVPLFKSYVFVQIAESDRQKVFNVPGVVRYLYWLGKPAIVRNTEMEALKNWLSNDTVENYSLCKLESGDKVAIKYGALKDQKAEVIEVGKKRVRLVLEGMGVVLNMKIRDLA
- a CDS encoding GIY-YIG nuclease family protein: MIHHYVYIIYSPSHDVYYKGYSTDYLRRLEQHNAGKTSYTKNKGPWKLVYAEELGSKKEALIKEKMLKRQHRQYLLWLFKQKTNLIG
- the dnaE gene encoding DNA polymerase III subunit alpha, yielding MYLIFDTETTGLPKNWNAPITDTDNWPRCIQIAWQLHDEMGNCIEHQDYLVRPDGFNIPYDAEQIHGISTELAEQQGVSLAEVLEKFNIAMSKTKFIVGQNVGFDVNIMGAEFHRLGVENPLQELPVLDTCTEHTAQLCQIPGGRGGKFKLPTLTELHEFLFGEPFGEAHNATADVEATTRCFLELIRKQQYTKEQLDVQPDYFKNFSEANPQEIQLIGLKHINLKKASKKIADALWEKDTGGVSQEEIQENLATLENASFAHLHNHTQFSILQSTISVPDLVAAAAKAKMPAVAMTDHANMMGAFHFVNGVLNHNKGVVSRNEANQKRYEATQNGTLEEGQEPLEELPEPEQEITPIIGCEFQVCEDHTNKSQKDNGYQIVMLAKSKKGYLNLAKMSSIAFVDGKYYVPRIDKKIVEQYKEDVMVLTGNLYGEVSSKVLNVGENQAEEALLWWKETFGDDLYIEIMRHGQEDEDRVNQVLIQFAKKHNVKLVATNNTYYAEKENAHAHDILLCVKDGEKQSTPIGRGRGYRYGLPNQEYYFKSSDEMKELFKDIPEAIINIQEIIDKVETFTLARDVLLPAFDIPEEFQFEEDKLDGGKRGENKFLRHITYEGAKKRYGEITPEIDERLDFELKVIEKTGYPGYFLIVEDFIRAARQMDVSVGPGRGSAAGSAVAYCLWITNLDPIKYDLLFERFLNPDRVSMPDIDIDFDDEGRSRVMDYVIDKYGSNQVAQIITYGTMAAKSSIRDTARALDLPLGDADRMAKLIPNMSKLKKIIGVDEKVLRSKFNSEELEKINELLNISEGDGLESETLNQAYVLEGSVRNTGIHACGVIITPDDITKFVPVALAKDSEMYCTQFDNSVVESAGLLKMDFLGLKTLTLIKDTVKIVKAKHGVELDPENFPLDDEKTYELFQRGETVGVFQYESPGMQKHMRSLKPTVFADLIAMNALYRPGPMEYIPSFIARKHGTEEIVYDLDACEEYLAETYGITVYQEQVMLLSQKLADFTKGEADVLRKAMGKKQKHVLDKMKPKFIEQASAKGHAVDKLEKIWKDWEAFAAYAFNKSHSTCYAWIAYQTAYCKAHYPAEYMAAVLSNNMNDIKQVTFFMEECKRMGLDVLGPDVNESYYKFAVNDAGAVRFGMGAVKGVGRGAVETIVENRKDVGPYKSVFDFAKRIDLRAANKKAFENLAVAGGFDSFGTTHRAQYFHDEGDGITFLEKVIKYGAKYQENENSSQVSLFGDASEVQIPEPVVPPCEEWGTMEKLRREKEVVGIYISGHPLDDFKTEIKAFCNANVGCVNDLPTYVNRELTFAGVITDVQHRVSKNGKGWAAFTMEDYTDSFEFRIFGEEYLKFRHFLMINSFAYVKLYVRDGWTNKDTGKKGDPRMQFNSFMLLQEVMETYARKLTIKLNIAELKEEKVRTLKDTFDNHKGDHAINFIVYEMEEKIKVNLNSRRQKVQISSELLQLLEQQDVHFKLN
- a CDS encoding GIY-YIG nuclease family protein, translating into MIRHYVYIIYSPSHDVYYKGYSTDYLWRLEQHNAGKTTYTKNKGPWKLVYVEELGSKKEALIKEKMLKRQHRQYLLWLFKQKTNLIG